Proteins found in one Microcella daejeonensis genomic segment:
- a CDS encoding thioredoxin domain-containing protein yields MASRLENAVSPYLRSHAGNPVDWWPWSAEAFAEARRRDVPVMVSIGYATCHWCHVMARETFADPAVGEWLAERVVSVKVDREEHPEVDAAYMAAAGAFTEQLGWPLTVFATPEGQAFFAATYLPPRAQQGMPSFREVVEAVVAAWHERRDEVLQSASGLQDALRAAAARPTGPLPAAGELTAALARATAELAGHEDSAHGGFGGAPKFPVAPALLMLHGRGLAGDAAAGALAARTLAALAASDLRDPVEGGFFRYATRRDWSEPHYERMLNDNALLLELAARLGDRETAGGVIGFLRDVMRVEGGFASGQDSESLIDGERNEGGYYALDAEGRTAQPAPPLDEKVLTAWNGLAIGALAIASRLLDEPAGAALAAEVADELIAAHVRLDDDGAMRLVRASRAGRASDAAATLEDAGDLAVGLLELAITTGEERYAVAARAIVDACRHAGERTGVPAALPGGGDPVLAAQGLATVDDVNEGSAPSGASAIARAALLLHRLTAEEAYRAMAEALVAAQLPAALERPIAFGATLQLASALAAPSQQLVVVAPEGEADDDALVVHARHAQGDGMLALALSETRAAAWAAAGFELLEGRTTAGGRTAAYPCTDFVCRLPVTSVDGLRAAGE; encoded by the coding sequence ATGGCATCCAGGCTCGAGAACGCCGTCAGCCCCTACCTGCGCTCGCACGCCGGCAACCCGGTCGACTGGTGGCCGTGGAGCGCGGAGGCCTTCGCCGAGGCGCGCCGGCGCGACGTCCCTGTCATGGTGTCGATCGGCTACGCGACGTGCCACTGGTGCCACGTCATGGCCCGCGAGACCTTCGCCGACCCGGCGGTGGGGGAGTGGCTCGCCGAGCGGGTCGTCAGCGTCAAGGTCGATCGGGAGGAGCATCCCGAGGTCGACGCCGCCTACATGGCCGCCGCGGGCGCTTTCACCGAGCAGCTCGGCTGGCCGCTCACCGTCTTCGCGACGCCCGAGGGTCAGGCCTTCTTCGCCGCCACCTACCTGCCGCCGCGGGCGCAGCAGGGCATGCCCTCGTTCCGCGAGGTGGTCGAGGCGGTCGTCGCCGCCTGGCACGAGCGGCGCGACGAGGTGCTGCAGAGCGCCTCCGGCCTGCAGGATGCCCTGCGCGCGGCCGCCGCCCGCCCGACCGGCCCGCTGCCCGCCGCCGGCGAGCTGACCGCCGCCCTCGCCCGGGCGACCGCCGAGCTCGCCGGCCACGAGGATTCCGCGCACGGCGGGTTCGGAGGGGCGCCGAAGTTCCCCGTCGCCCCCGCCCTGCTCATGCTGCACGGCCGCGGGCTCGCGGGCGATGCCGCGGCCGGAGCGCTCGCCGCCCGCACCCTCGCCGCCCTCGCCGCGAGCGACCTGCGCGACCCCGTCGAGGGCGGATTCTTCCGCTACGCGACCCGCCGCGACTGGAGCGAGCCGCACTACGAGCGCATGCTCAACGACAACGCGCTGCTGCTCGAGCTCGCCGCGCGCCTCGGCGACCGCGAGACCGCCGGCGGCGTGATCGGGTTCCTGCGCGACGTCATGCGCGTCGAGGGCGGCTTCGCCTCGGGGCAGGACAGCGAGAGCCTCATCGACGGCGAGCGCAACGAGGGCGGGTACTACGCGCTCGACGCGGAGGGGCGGACGGCGCAGCCGGCTCCGCCCCTCGACGAGAAGGTGCTCACCGCGTGGAACGGGCTCGCGATAGGGGCGCTCGCCATCGCGTCACGGCTGCTGGACGAGCCGGCCGGGGCGGCGCTCGCCGCGGAGGTCGCCGACGAGCTCATCGCCGCGCACGTGCGGCTCGACGACGACGGGGCGATGCGGCTGGTGCGGGCGAGCCGGGCCGGGCGGGCATCCGACGCCGCGGCGACCCTCGAGGACGCCGGCGATCTCGCCGTCGGACTGCTCGAGCTCGCCATCACGACGGGCGAGGAGCGCTACGCCGTCGCCGCGCGCGCGATCGTCGACGCCTGCCGGCATGCGGGCGAGCGCACGGGCGTGCCGGCCGCGCTGCCGGGCGGCGGGGACCCCGTGCTCGCGGCGCAGGGGCTCGCCACCGTCGACGACGTCAACGAGGGCTCGGCGCCGAGCGGGGCGTCGGCGATCGCCCGCGCCGCGCTGCTGCTGCACCGCCTGACCGCCGAGGAGGCGTACCGCGCGATGGCCGAGGCCCTCGTCGCGGCCCAGCTGCCGGCGGCGCTCGAGCGGCCGATCGCCTTCGGGGCGACCCTGCAGCTCGCCTCGGCGCTCGCCGCGCCCTCGCAGCAGCTCGTCGTCGTCGCGCCCGAGGGGGAGGCCGACGACGACGCGCTCGTCGTGCACGCCCGGCACGCGCAGGGCGACGGGATGCTCGCACTGGCCCTCTCCGAGACCCGCGCCGCGGCGTGGGCGGCGGCGGGGTTCGAGCTGCTCGAGGGCCGCACGACGGCCGGCGGCCGCACGGCCGCGTACCCGTGCACCGACTTCGTCTGCCGGCTGCCCGTCACGAGCGTCGACGGGCTGCGGGCGGCGGGGGAATAG
- a CDS encoding aldo/keto reductase, translating into MTDAIPTPHLTLNDGRSIPQLGLGVFLVDPDEAERIVTDALAVGYRHIDTAMIYKNEEGVGRAIAKSGIPREELFITTKLWNSDQGTDSARAALDLSLQKLGLDYVDLYLIHWPSPKHGKHVESWQTLVELRETGKARSIGVSNFMQKHLEDIDAATGVAPVVNQIELHPAFQQRELRAFQEPRGTLTESWGPLGQGKYELAELPGLTEIAERHGKSVQQVAIRWHLQEGLIVFPKTTKKERMVQNADVFDFELSAEELATIAAADKDLRVGAHPDNTDF; encoded by the coding sequence ATGACTGACGCGATCCCCACCCCGCATCTGACCCTCAACGACGGCCGCAGCATCCCGCAGCTGGGCCTCGGCGTATTCCTCGTCGACCCCGATGAGGCCGAGCGCATCGTCACGGACGCCCTCGCCGTCGGCTACCGCCACATCGACACGGCGATGATCTACAAGAACGAGGAGGGCGTCGGGCGCGCCATCGCGAAGTCGGGCATCCCGCGCGAGGAGCTCTTCATCACCACGAAGCTCTGGAACAGCGATCAGGGAACCGACTCGGCGCGCGCCGCGCTCGACCTCTCGCTGCAGAAGCTCGGCCTCGACTACGTCGACCTCTACCTGATCCACTGGCCCTCGCCGAAGCACGGCAAGCACGTGGAGTCGTGGCAGACCCTCGTCGAGCTGCGCGAGACCGGCAAGGCCCGCTCGATCGGCGTCTCGAACTTCATGCAGAAGCACCTCGAGGACATCGACGCGGCCACCGGCGTCGCCCCCGTGGTCAACCAGATCGAGCTGCACCCGGCCTTCCAGCAGCGCGAGCTGCGCGCGTTCCAGGAGCCGCGCGGCACCCTCACCGAGTCGTGGGGCCCGCTCGGCCAGGGCAAGTACGAGCTCGCCGAGCTGCCCGGTCTCACCGAGATCGCCGAGCGGCACGGCAAGAGCGTGCAGCAGGTCGCCATCCGCTGGCACCTGCAGGAGGGCCTCATCGTGTTCCCGAAGACGACGAAGAAGGAGCGCATGGTGCAGAACGCCGACGTCTTCGACTTCGAGCTCTCGGCCGAGGAGCTGGCGACGATCGCCGCCGCCGACAAGGATCTGCGCGTCGGCGCGCACCCCGACAACACCGACTTCTAG
- a CDS encoding glycosyltransferase family 2 protein — protein sequence MPSSPAVPSRPNALPPTRKRQWGAEKRTTPLPIVHPRPSDRRIALARMAIVATVAFWAVYVVYTVIAEFLNNGTQSFAFTTQAISYVVVVTFLTFSALMYLIARHGALQRFRAHVRTPRAELDRHFADRSTAMTVLVPSYAEEPDVVATTLWSAALQEYPNLRVVLLVDDPPHPTEPLVAARLEATRALSTTITEALALPGGRFRDALLQREVAGTDDLDDAEVAEVIGHFRWAVRWIDQRIAEHTVSDHVDVFFVEQVLGGLRHELELTGDALENARLEGFALTAAHAVHLMRRLAWTFSAEVDVFERKRFAGLSHEANKAMNLNAYIGLMGGSYAYEETPDGTVLRPVSFGQPADLVIPDSDYLLTLDADSMLLRDYCLRLVHSMEQPENARVAVTQTPYSSYRGASTRIERLAAATTDIQHILHQGFSYHNATFWVGANAVIRKRALDDIVQIETSGGFTIKRYVQDRTVIEDTESSIDLGTHGWTLVNYPERLSYSATPPDFGSLVIQRRRWANGGLLILPKYFRQIRERRARGERVTKTEILLRMNYMSSIAWASFGLVFLLAYPYDSRLLSPMVLLAALPYFIAMASDLRYAGYKASDVFRIYGFNLILLPVNLAGVIKSIEQAITSKKIPFARTPKVRNRTTTPLLYVLAPYLIIAFSVFTLWRDVQAENWGNAAFAGFNAILALAAVIAYIGIGSSLVDIFYGLTNWLYAKPKNRTGASAAPAAEAAADWRTVLYHGAIHDHAADSPAPVLAGSTERKAS from the coding sequence ATGCCCTCGTCGCCCGCTGTTCCGTCGCGCCCGAACGCCCTCCCTCCCACCCGCAAGCGCCAATGGGGCGCTGAGAAGCGCACCACCCCGCTGCCGATCGTGCACCCCCGGCCGAGCGACCGCCGCATCGCCCTCGCCCGCATGGCGATCGTCGCGACCGTCGCCTTCTGGGCCGTCTACGTCGTGTACACGGTCATCGCCGAGTTCCTCAACAACGGCACCCAGAGCTTCGCCTTCACCACCCAGGCGATCTCGTACGTCGTCGTCGTCACGTTCCTGACCTTCTCGGCGCTCATGTACCTGATCGCCCGTCACGGAGCCCTCCAGCGGTTCCGCGCCCATGTGCGCACGCCCCGCGCCGAGCTCGACCGGCACTTCGCCGATCGCTCGACCGCGATGACCGTGCTCGTGCCCTCCTACGCCGAGGAGCCCGACGTGGTCGCGACCACCCTGTGGTCGGCCGCCCTGCAGGAGTACCCGAACCTGCGCGTGGTGCTGCTCGTCGACGACCCGCCCCACCCCACCGAGCCGCTCGTCGCCGCCCGGCTCGAGGCGACCCGCGCCCTCTCCACCACGATCACCGAGGCCCTCGCCCTGCCGGGGGGCCGGTTCCGGGATGCTCTGCTGCAGCGCGAGGTGGCCGGCACCGACGACCTCGACGACGCCGAGGTGGCCGAGGTCATCGGGCACTTCCGCTGGGCGGTGCGCTGGATCGACCAGCGGATCGCGGAGCACACCGTCTCGGACCACGTGGACGTCTTCTTCGTCGAGCAGGTTCTCGGCGGGCTGCGTCACGAGCTCGAGCTCACGGGCGACGCGCTCGAGAACGCCCGCCTCGAGGGCTTCGCCCTCACGGCCGCGCACGCCGTGCACCTGATGCGCCGCCTCGCCTGGACCTTCAGCGCCGAGGTCGACGTCTTCGAGCGCAAGCGCTTCGCCGGGCTCTCGCACGAGGCCAACAAGGCCATGAACCTCAACGCCTACATCGGCCTCATGGGCGGCTCGTACGCCTACGAGGAGACCCCCGACGGCACGGTGCTGCGCCCGGTCTCGTTCGGTCAGCCGGCCGACCTGGTCATCCCCGACAGCGACTACCTGCTCACCCTCGACGCCGATTCGATGCTGCTGCGCGACTACTGCCTGCGGCTCGTGCACTCGATGGAGCAGCCCGAGAACGCCCGCGTCGCGGTGACGCAGACGCCGTACTCCTCGTACCGCGGGGCGAGCACGCGCATCGAGCGCCTCGCCGCGGCCACGACCGACATCCAGCACATCCTCCACCAGGGGTTCTCGTACCACAACGCGACCTTCTGGGTCGGCGCGAACGCCGTCATCCGCAAGCGCGCGCTCGACGACATCGTGCAGATCGAGACGAGCGGCGGCTTCACCATCAAGCGCTACGTGCAGGACCGCACGGTGATCGAGGACACGGAGTCGAGCATCGACCTCGGCACCCACGGCTGGACCCTCGTCAACTACCCCGAGCGGCTCAGCTACTCGGCGACGCCGCCCGACTTCGGCTCGCTCGTCATCCAGCGCCGCCGCTGGGCCAACGGCGGTCTGCTCATCCTGCCGAAGTACTTCCGGCAGATCCGCGAGCGCCGCGCCCGCGGCGAGCGCGTCACGAAGACCGAGATCCTGCTGCGCATGAACTACATGAGCTCGATCGCCTGGGCCAGCTTCGGCCTGGTGTTCCTGCTCGCGTACCCCTACGACAGCCGCCTGCTCAGCCCCATGGTGCTGCTCGCCGCCCTGCCGTACTTCATCGCCATGGCCAGCGACCTGCGCTACGCCGGGTACAAGGCCAGCGACGTCTTCCGCATCTACGGCTTCAACCTCATCCTGCTGCCCGTGAACCTCGCGGGCGTCATCAAGTCGATCGAGCAGGCGATCACCTCGAAGAAGATCCCCTTCGCCCGCACGCCCAAGGTGCGCAACCGCACCACGACCCCTCTGCTCTACGTGCTAGCGCCGTATCTGATCATCGCGTTCTCGGTGTTCACCCTCTGGCGCGACGTGCAGGCCGAGAACTGGGGCAACGCGGCCTTCGCCGGGTTCAACGCGATCCTCGCGCTCGCCGCCGTGATCGCCTACATCGGCATCGGCAGCTCGCTCGTCGACATCTTCTACGGCCTCACCAACTGGCTGTACGCGAAGCCCAAGAACCGCACGGGCGCATCCGCGGCCCCGGCCGCCGAGGCGGCGGCCGACTGGCGCACCGTGCTCTACCACGGCGCCATCCACGACCACGCCGCCGACAGCCCCGCCCCGGTGCTCGCCGGCTCGACCGAACGGAAGGCCTCCTGA
- a CDS encoding CoA-binding protein — protein sequence MSAEAGSGTETVTLANGLTCAIPSSSPLAKLLKSQRTWVGPSAKERLGILRRARSIAIVGASPNPARSSYFVGTYLQQSSSYRVYFVNPNATEILGQKAYPDLASLPEVPDIVDVFRKASDIPSVIDDVLAIGASTVWVQLGIWNEEAARYGERHGLTVVMDRCIKVEHARFHGGLHLMGFDTGVISAKKQVR from the coding sequence ATGAGCGCGGAGGCCGGCAGCGGCACCGAGACCGTCACCCTCGCCAACGGGCTGACCTGCGCGATCCCGTCGAGCTCGCCGCTGGCGAAGCTGCTGAAGTCGCAGCGCACCTGGGTGGGGCCGAGCGCGAAGGAGCGGCTGGGCATCCTGCGCCGCGCCCGCAGCATCGCGATCGTCGGCGCCTCGCCCAACCCCGCCCGCAGCTCGTACTTCGTCGGCACGTACCTGCAGCAGTCGAGCAGCTACCGGGTGTACTTCGTCAATCCGAACGCCACCGAGATCCTGGGTCAGAAGGCCTACCCCGACCTCGCGTCGCTGCCCGAGGTGCCCGACATCGTCGACGTGTTCCGCAAGGCGAGCGACATCCCCTCGGTGATCGACGACGTGCTCGCAATCGGCGCCTCGACCGTCTGGGTGCAGCTCGGCATCTGGAACGAGGAGGCCGCGCGGTACGGCGAGCGGCACGGCCTCACGGTCGTCATGGACCGCTGCATCAAGGTCGAGCACGCCCGGTTCCACGGCGGGCTCCACCTCATGGGATTCGACACGGGAGTCATCAGCGCGAAGAAGCAGGTGCGCTGA
- a CDS encoding glycoside hydrolase family 5 protein: protein MRASRRRTAVAIVIAAAVLASAAVVAVVALPPSDEPGRVAAAPRATLTPEAPVVSVRDAALIDLRSGEPLVLDGVNWPGFEYACIQGRGHDDGGAEPAAVEAMLDWGVTAVRVPLNEQCWAENRPADAFGTAAGYRAAVDAWVTALTDAGLVVILDLHWSAPDGELADGLRAMPSAASIPFWSSVAETYRKHRAVVFDLFNEPASIYDADDRLVFELDWRCWAEGGCTPPVEALGEPLGGRTYPAVGMTELLGAVRGAGAPQPAILGGLDYANDLRGWLDTAPDDDQLIAGAHLYPDQRCADETCWNAELAPLAEQVPLLVSEFGQSDGGDDHLRRAFAWSRENADGALAWAWWRIEAGGDEQDARFALVEGDDFAPRSPSGAALREMLGG from the coding sequence GTGAGAGCATCCCGTCGCCGCACCGCCGTCGCGATCGTCATCGCGGCGGCGGTGCTCGCGTCGGCGGCCGTCGTCGCCGTCGTGGCGCTGCCGCCCTCCGATGAGCCGGGGCGCGTCGCCGCCGCACCGCGGGCGACGCTGACACCCGAGGCGCCCGTCGTCTCGGTGCGGGATGCCGCGCTCATCGACCTGCGCAGCGGCGAGCCGCTCGTGCTCGACGGCGTCAACTGGCCCGGCTTCGAGTACGCCTGCATCCAGGGCCGCGGGCACGACGACGGCGGGGCCGAGCCGGCCGCCGTCGAGGCGATGCTCGACTGGGGCGTGACCGCCGTGCGGGTGCCGCTCAACGAGCAGTGCTGGGCCGAGAACCGGCCTGCGGACGCCTTCGGCACCGCGGCCGGCTACCGCGCCGCCGTCGACGCCTGGGTCACGGCGCTCACCGACGCGGGGCTCGTCGTCATCCTCGACCTGCACTGGTCGGCGCCCGACGGCGAGCTCGCCGACGGCCTGCGCGCGATGCCGTCGGCCGCGAGCATCCCGTTCTGGAGCTCGGTGGCCGAGACCTACCGCAAGCACCGCGCGGTGGTCTTCGACCTCTTCAACGAACCCGCCTCGATCTACGACGCCGACGACCGCCTGGTCTTCGAGCTCGACTGGCGCTGCTGGGCCGAGGGGGGATGCACGCCTCCCGTCGAGGCGCTGGGCGAGCCGCTCGGCGGCCGCACCTACCCCGCCGTCGGCATGACCGAGCTGCTCGGCGCCGTGCGCGGGGCCGGAGCGCCGCAGCCCGCCATCCTCGGCGGCCTCGACTACGCGAACGACCTGCGCGGCTGGCTCGACACCGCCCCCGACGACGACCAGCTCATCGCCGGCGCGCACCTCTACCCCGATCAGCGCTGCGCCGACGAGACCTGCTGGAACGCCGAGCTCGCCCCGCTCGCCGAACAGGTGCCGCTGCTCGTGTCCGAGTTCGGGCAGAGCGACGGCGGCGACGACCATCTGCGCCGCGCCTTCGCCTGGTCGCGCGAGAACGCCGACGGAGCGCTCGCCTGGGCCTGGTGGCGCATCGAGGCCGGCGGCGATGAGCAAGATGCCCGCTTCGCGCTCGTCGAGGGCGACGACTTCGCCCCGCGCAGCCCCTCGGGCGCGGCGCTGCGCGAAATGCTCGGCGGGTAG
- a CDS encoding MBL fold metallo-hydrolase, whose translation MSDASATTPNPLAVTVIGGPTAVLEWGGLRIVTDPTFDAPRSYGDGDDALVKTAGPAIAAADLGRLDLALVSHHHHPDNLDDSGRALALSLPLVVTTPAGAAALADVGDATTDSVAVAARVIGAGDDEVVELDDAALVGAEVAGRAPAGARLHALPAQHGPEELQSRLGPVCGFLLEAPGHPTVYVSGDNSSVAVVEGIAARHPSVDAALLFAGAARVDAIDAALTLTAADARAAAEALGVRRVVALHVDQWQHFSEDLAAVEREFAGLDSPAGGPLLAATPHGERVELAL comes from the coding sequence ATGAGCGACGCCTCCGCGACCACCCCGAACCCTCTCGCCGTCACCGTCATCGGCGGCCCGACCGCCGTGCTCGAGTGGGGCGGGCTGCGCATCGTGACCGACCCCACCTTCGACGCCCCGCGCTCGTACGGCGACGGCGACGACGCGCTCGTCAAGACGGCGGGCCCGGCGATCGCGGCCGCCGACCTCGGCCGGCTCGACCTCGCCCTCGTGTCGCACCACCACCATCCCGACAACCTCGACGATTCGGGTCGCGCGCTCGCACTAAGCCTGCCGCTCGTCGTCACGACCCCCGCGGGGGCCGCCGCGCTCGCCGACGTCGGCGACGCCACCACCGACTCGGTCGCCGTCGCCGCGCGCGTCATCGGCGCCGGCGACGACGAGGTGGTCGAGCTCGACGACGCCGCGCTCGTGGGCGCCGAGGTGGCGGGGCGGGCTCCGGCCGGGGCGCGTCTGCACGCGCTGCCCGCGCAGCACGGGCCGGAGGAGCTGCAGAGCCGGCTCGGGCCGGTCTGCGGGTTCCTGCTCGAGGCGCCGGGGCATCCCACCGTCTACGTCTCGGGCGACAACTCCTCCGTCGCGGTGGTCGAGGGCATCGCCGCCCGTCACCCGAGTGTGGATGCCGCTCTCCTGTTCGCCGGAGCCGCCCGCGTCGACGCCATCGACGCCGCCCTCACGCTCACCGCCGCCGACGCCCGCGCGGCCGCCGAGGCCCTCGGCGTGCGCCGCGTCGTGGCGCTGCACGTGGACCAGTGGCAGCACTTCAGCGAGGATCTCGCCGCCGTCGAGCGGGAGTTCGCCGGGCTCGACTCCCCGGCCGGCGGGCCGCTGCTCGCGGCGACGCCGCACGGCGAGCGCGTCGAGCTCGCGCTCTAG
- a CDS encoding chitinase, with protein MRAAATSILWRDGRRLSPWRLLVALVLASAVGFWGFISVQNWAGASTLENRSPWFAGYVDATATPVFAFEDVEETAARDIVLSFIVADPDEPCTPTWGTAYDLDEAAAELDLDRRLARVEQLGADLSISFGGLLNDELATVCTNPAELVRAYDQVIERYDVSTIDLDIEGENLTDAVAGQRRAEAIATLQERRRAAGDDLAVWLTLPVIPSGLTEDGTTFVQQMIETGVDVAGVNVMTMNYGEAREEGESMADASIRALQATHRQLGIIYELADIELGSATLWRKIGATPMLGQNDVVDEVFTTKDAEELNAWAVETGIGRMSVWSLNRDVQCGPNYVDLSRVSDACSGVPQGDVRFADLLAKGFTGRLDSVAGVVTTPEPRDPSDFIDDPETSPYPIWDEDNAYLAGSKVVWYRNVYEAKWWTRGELPDNPVLNEWEVPWTLIGPVLEGEKPQETPTLPEGAYPEWQGTAVYDKGQRILFDGTPYESKWWNQGDSPEAYAADPDSSPWSPVPLDEVEELAAEWEATGTIADRTSTEGAAESAAEEAD; from the coding sequence ATGCGCGCCGCCGCCACCAGCATCCTCTGGCGCGACGGGCGCCGGCTCTCCCCCTGGCGCCTGCTCGTCGCCCTCGTGCTCGCCAGCGCGGTGGGCTTCTGGGGCTTCATCTCGGTGCAGAACTGGGCGGGGGCATCCACTCTCGAGAACCGGAGCCCGTGGTTCGCCGGCTACGTGGATGCGACCGCGACGCCCGTGTTCGCCTTCGAGGACGTCGAGGAGACCGCGGCGCGCGACATCGTGCTGTCGTTCATCGTCGCCGACCCCGACGAGCCCTGCACGCCGACGTGGGGCACGGCCTACGACCTCGACGAGGCCGCGGCCGAGCTCGACCTCGATCGCCGCCTCGCGCGGGTCGAGCAGCTCGGCGCCGACCTGTCGATCTCGTTCGGCGGGCTGCTGAACGACGAGCTCGCGACGGTCTGCACGAACCCGGCCGAGCTCGTGCGCGCCTACGACCAGGTGATCGAGCGCTACGACGTGTCGACCATCGACCTCGACATCGAGGGCGAGAACCTCACCGACGCGGTCGCCGGGCAGCGCCGGGCCGAGGCCATCGCGACCCTGCAGGAGCGCCGCCGCGCGGCGGGCGACGACCTCGCCGTCTGGCTGACCCTGCCCGTCATCCCCTCGGGCCTCACCGAGGACGGCACGACCTTCGTGCAGCAGATGATCGAGACCGGTGTCGACGTCGCGGGCGTCAACGTCATGACGATGAACTACGGCGAGGCGCGGGAGGAGGGCGAGTCGATGGCCGACGCCTCGATCCGCGCCCTGCAGGCCACGCATCGCCAGCTCGGCATCATCTACGAGCTGGCCGACATCGAGCTCGGCTCGGCGACGCTGTGGCGCAAGATCGGCGCGACGCCGATGCTCGGCCAGAACGACGTCGTCGACGAGGTGTTCACGACGAAGGATGCCGAGGAGCTCAACGCCTGGGCCGTCGAGACGGGCATCGGCCGCATGTCGGTCTGGTCGCTCAACCGCGACGTGCAGTGCGGACCGAACTACGTCGACCTCAGCCGCGTCAGCGACGCCTGCTCCGGCGTGCCGCAGGGCGACGTGCGGTTCGCCGACCTGCTCGCGAAGGGCTTCACCGGCCGTCTCGACAGCGTCGCGGGCGTCGTCACGACCCCCGAGCCGCGCGACCCGAGCGACTTCATCGACGACCCCGAGACCAGCCCGTACCCGATCTGGGACGAGGACAACGCCTACCTCGCCGGCAGCAAGGTCGTCTGGTACCGCAACGTCTACGAGGCCAAGTGGTGGACGAGGGGCGAGCTGCCCGACAACCCCGTGCTCAACGAGTGGGAGGTGCCGTGGACGCTCATCGGCCCCGTGCTCGAGGGCGAGAAGCCGCAGGAGACGCCGACTCTGCCCGAGGGCGCCTACCCCGAGTGGCAGGGCACCGCGGTCTACGACAAGGGCCAGCGCATCCTCTTCGACGGCACCCCCTACGAGTCGAAGTGGTGGAACCAGGGCGACAGCCCCGAGGCCTACGCGGCCGATCCCGACAGCTCGCCGTGGTCGCCCGTGCCGCTCGACGAGGTCGAGGAGCTCGCGGCCGAGTGGGAGGCGACCGGCACGATCGCCGACCGCACGAGCACCGAGGGCGCCGCCGAGTCCGCCGCCGAGGAGGCAGACTGA
- a CDS encoding O-acetylhomoserine aminocarboxypropyltransferase/cysteine synthase family protein, whose product MADRDYGFRTRALHAGNVPDSATGARALPIYQSSAFVFDDAQDAAARFALQKYGNIYSRLSNPTVASFEERVASLEGGLGAVATSSGLSAQFVTFASLAGAGDHIVASSNLYGGSITQLDVTLRRFGVETTFVASDDPADYAAAIIPGRTKLVFAETIANPSGDIADIAGLAEVAHAADLPLIIDSTVATPYLCRPIEWGADVVVHSATKFLGGHGTTLGGVVVESGRFDWSNHNFPLFEETVPHYGGLTWYGNFGEYSFLTRLRAEQLRDIGPALAPHSAFLLAQGVETLPYRMQAHVDNARAVAEWLDADPRVEAVRWAGLPSHRHHERAQKYLPLGPSSVFSFDVVGGRAAGEALIENVQLASHLANIGDAKTLIIHPGSTTHAQLTEQQLLDSGIGPGLVRLSVGIEDVEDIIHDLDQALDAAQKAGAA is encoded by the coding sequence ATGGCCGATCGTGACTACGGATTCCGCACGCGCGCACTGCACGCGGGCAATGTTCCCGACTCGGCGACGGGCGCCCGCGCCCTGCCGATCTACCAGTCGAGCGCCTTCGTCTTCGACGATGCGCAGGACGCCGCGGCGCGGTTCGCGCTGCAGAAGTACGGCAACATCTACAGCCGCCTGTCGAACCCGACGGTGGCGAGCTTCGAGGAGCGCGTCGCGAGCCTCGAGGGCGGCCTCGGCGCCGTCGCCACCTCGAGCGGGCTGAGCGCGCAGTTCGTCACCTTCGCCTCGCTCGCCGGCGCCGGCGACCACATCGTCGCCTCCTCGAACCTCTACGGCGGCTCGATCACCCAGCTCGACGTGACGCTGCGCCGCTTCGGCGTCGAGACGACCTTCGTCGCGAGCGACGACCCCGCCGACTACGCCGCGGCGATCATCCCGGGCCGCACCAAGCTCGTCTTCGCCGAGACGATCGCGAACCCGAGCGGCGACATCGCCGACATCGCGGGGCTCGCCGAGGTCGCGCACGCCGCCGACCTGCCCCTCATCATCGACTCGACGGTGGCGACCCCCTACCTGTGCCGACCGATCGAGTGGGGCGCCGACGTCGTCGTGCACTCGGCGACGAAGTTCCTCGGCGGGCACGGCACCACCCTCGGCGGCGTCGTCGTCGAGTCGGGGCGCTTCGACTGGTCGAACCACAACTTCCCGCTGTTCGAGGAGACCGTGCCGCACTACGGCGGGCTCACCTGGTACGGCAACTTCGGCGAGTATTCGTTCCTCACCCGGCTGCGCGCCGAGCAGCTGCGCGACATCGGGCCCGCCCTCGCGCCGCACTCCGCCTTCCTGCTCGCGCAGGGCGTCGAGACCCTGCCGTACCGCATGCAGGCGCACGTCGACAACGCCCGCGCCGTCGCCGAGTGGCTCGACGCCGACCCGCGCGTCGAGGCCGTGCGCTGGGCGGGGCTGCCCTCGCACCGCCACCACGAGCGCGCGCAGAAGTACCTGCCGCTCGGCCCGAGCTCGGTGTTCAGCTTCGACGTCGTCGGAGGCCGTGCAGCGGGCGAGGCGCTCATCGAGAACGTGCAGCTCGCGAGCCACCTCGCCAACATCGGCGACGCGAAGACCCTCATCATCCATCCGGGCTCGACGACCCATGCCCAGCTGACCGAGCAGCAGCTGCTCGACTCCGGCATCGGCCCGGGGCTCGTGCGGCTCTCGGTGGGGATCGAGGACGTCGAGGACATCATCCACGATCTCGATCAGGCGCTCGATGCGGCGCAGAAGGCGGGTGCAGCATGA